A genomic segment from Tachypleus tridentatus isolate NWPU-2018 unplaced genomic scaffold, ASM421037v1 Hic_cluster_2, whole genome shotgun sequence encodes:
- the LOC143242140 gene encoding uncharacterized protein LOC143242140: MKMSSFSLIVTKQPTFEIKPVKNQFHSKQDFIIPIVMLHTNKCQRLKTLITNKGQRLETLSINTGQRLETLITNKGQRLETLSINKGQRMETLITNKGQRLETLITNKGQCLQTLITNKGQRHETLITNKGQCLETLITNKGQYLETLITNKGQRLETLITNKGERIETLITNKDQRLETLITNKGERLETLITNKGQRLRTLITNKGQCLETLITNKGQRLETISINKGQRLETLITNKGQCLQTLITNKGQRLETLITNKGERIETLITNKDQRLETLITNIGQRLETLITNKDQRLETLITNKDQRLETLITNKGERLETLITNKGQRLRTLITKKGQCLETLITNKGQRFDTLITNKDQRLETLITNKGQCLQTLITNKGQRLETLITNKGERIETLITNKGQRLETLITNIGQRLETLITNKGQRLETLITKKGQRLETLITYKGQRLETRSTNKDQRLETRSTNKDQRLETLTFYF; encoded by the coding sequence ATGAAGATGTCTTCCTTCTCACTAATCGTCACCAAACAACCTACGTTCGAAATAAAACCGGTAAAGAATCAATTTCATTCTAAACAGGATTTTATCATTCCTATTGTCATGTTACACACCAACAAGTGTCAGCGTcttaaaactctaatcaccaacaaaggtcagcgtcttgaaactctaagcatAAAcacaggtcagcgtcttgaaactctaatcaccaacaaaggtcagcgtcttgaaactctaagcatAAACAAAGGACAGCGTAtggaaactctaatcaccaacaaaggtcagcgtcttgaaactctaatcaccaacaaaggtcaatgtcttcaaacactaatcaccaacaaaggtcagcgtcatgaaactctaatcaccaacaaaggtcaatgtcttgaaactctaatcaccaacaaaggtcaatatcttgaaactctaatcaccaacaaaggtcagcgtcttgaaactctaatcactaacaaagGTGAGCGtattgaaactctaatcaccaacaaagatcaacgtcttgaaactctaatcaccaacaaaggtgagcgtcttgaaactctaatcaccaacaaaggtcagcgtcttagaactctaatcaccaacaaaggtcagtgtcttgaaactctaatcaccaacaaaggtcagcgtcttgaaactatAAGTATCAACAAAGggcagcgtcttgaaactctaatcacaaacaaaggtcaatgtcttcaaactctaatcaccaacaaaggtcagcgtcttgaaactctaatcactaacaaagGTGAGCGtattgaaactctaatcaccaacaaagatcaacgtcttgaaactctaatcaccaacataGGACAGCgacttgaaactctaatcaccaacaaagatcaacgtcttgaaactctaatcaccaacaaagatcaacgtcttgaaactctaatcaccaacaaaggtgagcgtcttgaaactctaatcaccaacaaaggtcagcgtcttagAACTCTAATCACTAAAAAAGGTcagtgtcttgaaactctaatcaccaacaaaggtcagcgttttgatactctaatcaccaacaaagatcagcgtcttgaaaccctaatcaccaacaaaggtcaatgtcttcaaactctaatcaccaacaaaggtcagcgtcttgaaactctaatcactaacaaaggtgagcgtattgaaactttaatcaccaacaaaggtcagcgtcttgaaactctaatcaccaacataGGACAGCgacttgaaactctaatcactaacaagggtcagcgtcttgaaactctaatcaccaagaaaggtcagcgtcttgaaactctaatcacttaCAAAGGTCAGCGACTTGAAACTCGAAGCACCAACAAagatcagcgtcttgaaactcgaAGCACCAACAAagatcagcgtcttgaaactctaacattttacttttaa